The following coding sequences are from one Candidatus Baltobacteraceae bacterium window:
- a CDS encoding DegT/DnrJ/EryC1/StrS family aminotransferase, protein MIPVFKPLITADEINAATEALEMGWLGMGSYVGEFEDALKAYIGAGDRYVCAVSTGHAALHLALMLANIGPGDEVITPSFNNIADFQAILAVGAQPVFCDIDDATLCIDLDKAEALITPKTKAIIVMDYDCVLCDHDRVAQIAEKHGLRIIHDAAHSLGSEYKGRKVGSFSDMTMFSFDPVKTVTCIDGGALVVRDKADFQRLREMRLVGMGQPAEVMYQNQRAWTYDVKHLGFRYHMANLHARIGLAQLSKIDAISRSRRAASLFYNERFSGIPGVRVPKTTFEGITPFLYYIRVPAAERDGLRAYLKERDIDTGIHWQPGHWFTLFSQCRRGDLSVTDRVGNEILSLPLHSMMEQSDLEQIASTVAAYFAARPAAVSA, encoded by the coding sequence ATGATTCCAGTTTTCAAACCATTGATTACCGCGGACGAAATAAACGCCGCCACCGAGGCGCTGGAGATGGGCTGGCTCGGGATGGGCAGCTACGTCGGAGAGTTCGAAGATGCTCTCAAAGCGTATATTGGCGCGGGCGATCGCTACGTTTGCGCCGTGAGCACGGGCCACGCGGCACTCCATCTGGCGCTGATGCTCGCGAACATCGGGCCCGGCGACGAAGTGATCACGCCCTCGTTCAACAACATCGCCGATTTCCAAGCGATTCTCGCCGTAGGCGCGCAGCCCGTATTTTGCGATATCGACGATGCGACGCTCTGCATCGACCTCGATAAGGCGGAAGCGCTCATCACCCCCAAGACGAAGGCGATCATCGTTATGGACTACGATTGCGTCCTGTGCGATCACGATCGCGTCGCGCAGATCGCGGAGAAGCACGGGCTGCGAATCATTCACGATGCGGCACATTCGCTGGGCTCGGAATATAAGGGCCGCAAGGTCGGCAGCTTCTCGGATATGACCATGTTCAGTTTCGATCCGGTCAAAACGGTCACGTGTATCGATGGAGGCGCGCTCGTCGTGCGCGATAAGGCCGATTTTCAGCGCTTGCGGGAGATGCGCCTCGTCGGCATGGGGCAACCCGCTGAGGTGATGTACCAAAACCAGCGCGCGTGGACGTACGACGTCAAGCATCTGGGATTCCGCTACCACATGGCCAATTTGCACGCCAGGATCGGTCTCGCTCAACTCTCCAAGATCGACGCGATCTCCCGAAGCCGCCGCGCGGCGTCGCTATTCTATAACGAGCGTTTTTCAGGGATTCCTGGCGTGCGCGTGCCGAAGACGACGTTCGAGGGCATCACGCCGTTCCTGTACTACATCCGCGTACCGGCCGCCGAACGCGACGGGCTCCGCGCGTACCTTAAAGAGCGCGATATCGATACCGGGATTCATTGGCAGCCGGGGCATTGGTTTACACTCTTTAGCCAGTGCCGTCGCGGTGACCTGAGCGTGACCGATCGCGTCGGCAACGAGATACTCTCGCTCCCGCTCCACTCGATGATGGAGCAAAGCGATCTCGAGCAGATAGCGTCGACGGT
- a CDS encoding dTDP-4-dehydrorhamnose 3,5-epimerase family protein — translation MKFARTTLEGVFRVALDSKPDERGAFVRVFDAAEFERAGLAIAFPEQSIAINTTRGTMRGLHFQTAPHGETKVIRCTRGRVYDVLVDARRNASTFGLWEAFELSESSPELLYVPPGVAHGYQTLEDRCELHYLMSSPYRADAAKGIRFDDQRLGIAWPLQISLISERDRALPSFEALDTRGT, via the coding sequence ATGAAGTTCGCTCGTACCACGCTGGAGGGGGTATTTCGGGTAGCCCTGGACTCCAAACCGGACGAGCGAGGCGCGTTCGTACGCGTCTTCGACGCGGCCGAGTTCGAGCGAGCCGGCCTAGCCATCGCCTTCCCCGAACAAAGCATCGCCATAAACACCACTCGCGGAACGATGCGGGGCCTGCATTTTCAGACTGCGCCGCACGGTGAAACGAAGGTGATTCGCTGCACGCGCGGCCGCGTGTACGACGTGTTGGTAGATGCGAGGAGAAACGCCTCGACCTTTGGGCTTTGGGAGGCATTCGAACTCTCCGAGAGTTCCCCCGAACTCTTGTACGTTCCGCCGGGAGTAGCCCACGGGTATCAAACGCTCGAGGACCGCTGCGAGCTTCACTACCTCATGTCTTCCCCATACCGCGCCGATGCAGCTAAGGGCATACGCTTCGACGACCAACGGCTCGGAATCGCCTGGCCGCTACAGATTTCCTTAATTTCCGAACGAGATCGCGCACTACCGAGCTTTGAGGCGCTCGATACGAGAGGGACGTAA
- a CDS encoding class I SAM-dependent methyltransferase: MKTLSCRGCGHELHDTFVDLGASPLSNAYIAPERLDESERHFPLHAFVCSHCYLVQLGVFESREAIFSDYAYFSSYSESWLEHARRYVDDSARRLQLGAESLVVELASNDGYLLQYFVERGVPVLGVEPAANVAEIGRGRGVRTETAFFGIDTARRLVAEHGRADLMVANNVIAHVPDIHDFLGGAAIMLAEHGEMSIEFPHLLRLIEETQFDTIYHEHFSYISLLALEPILGLHGLSVVDIEQLPTHGGSLRVWAAHRGRGANANVERIRELERSAGLHDLATYRRFTQEVVRVKREFLSFLLTCQSRGETVVGYGAPAKGNTLLNYCGVRGDALAYTVDRSPHKQGRYLPGCRIPIYEPQKIFETRPHYVVILPWNLRAEVMEQMGAIRNWGGRFVTAIPSLRIHE; encoded by the coding sequence GTGAAGACGTTGTCGTGTCGCGGCTGCGGTCACGAACTGCACGATACGTTCGTCGATCTCGGTGCTTCGCCGCTTTCGAACGCCTATATCGCGCCGGAACGGCTCGACGAGTCCGAGCGTCACTTTCCGTTACACGCGTTCGTGTGCTCGCACTGCTATCTCGTACAGTTGGGCGTCTTCGAGTCGCGCGAAGCGATTTTCAGCGACTACGCGTATTTTTCTTCATACTCCGAGAGCTGGCTGGAACACGCGCGTCGATACGTCGATGATAGCGCGCGGCGCCTCCAACTCGGAGCGGAGAGTTTGGTCGTCGAGTTAGCGAGCAACGACGGGTATCTTCTGCAGTATTTCGTCGAGCGCGGCGTGCCCGTCCTCGGCGTCGAGCCGGCGGCGAACGTGGCCGAAATCGGTCGTGGCCGCGGGGTTCGCACGGAAACGGCGTTTTTCGGGATCGATACGGCGCGGAGGCTAGTTGCCGAACACGGACGCGCAGACCTCATGGTCGCCAACAACGTCATCGCACACGTCCCGGATATTCACGACTTTCTCGGGGGCGCCGCGATCATGCTGGCCGAGCACGGCGAGATGTCGATCGAGTTTCCGCATCTCCTCCGATTGATTGAGGAGACGCAGTTCGATACGATCTATCACGAACATTTTAGCTATATCTCTTTGCTGGCGCTCGAGCCCATACTCGGGCTGCACGGACTGAGCGTCGTGGATATCGAGCAATTGCCGACGCACGGAGGGTCGCTGCGCGTCTGGGCGGCGCACCGCGGCCGCGGAGCGAACGCGAACGTGGAACGCATTCGGGAATTAGAACGATCGGCGGGATTACACGATCTCGCGACCTACCGGCGCTTCACGCAAGAGGTCGTCAGAGTAAAGCGCGAGTTCCTCTCGTTTCTGTTGACGTGCCAGAGCCGTGGCGAAACCGTCGTCGGATACGGTGCCCCGGCCAAAGGAAATACGCTGTTGAATTACTGCGGCGTGCGCGGCGACGCCCTCGCCTATACGGTCGATCGAAGCCCGCACAAACAAGGCCGGTATTTGCCGGGCTGCCGGATACCAATCTACGAGCCGCAGAAAATTTTCGAGACCCGTCCGCACTACGTCGTGATCTTACCCTGGAACCTGCGCGCCGAAGTGATGGAGCAGATGGGGGCGATACGCAACTGGGGAGGCCGATTCGTAACCGCAATACCGTCGCTGCGGATTCACGAATGA
- the rfbG gene encoding CDP-glucose 4,6-dehydratase: MTLNSNFWSGKRVFLTGHTGFKGAWLALWLQRLGADVTGYALAPVAGEPSLFDLADVESSCRSVFGDVRDRDRLDRTMRESRPHVVLHLAAQALVRASYLDPAGTFSSNVLGTVNVLDVARGVAGIDAIVVVTSDKVYANDGSGKPYREDDRLGGTDPYSASKACAELVVASYRESYFREMGVRLATARAGNVIGGGDRAQDRLVPDIVRALESGSTLTLRYPDAVRPWQHVLDPLHGYLRLAQALVEGASASRAWNFGPVDDRAHTVGELSDRLLSAWATDAVWLRETGTAFREHTLLTLDAAAAANELNVRSRLSFEKTSEWTMDWYRSAFEGADPRALCLDQIERYEALA, translated from the coding sequence ATGACGTTAAACTCGAATTTTTGGAGCGGGAAGCGCGTCTTTTTGACGGGGCACACGGGCTTTAAGGGCGCGTGGCTGGCGCTATGGCTGCAGCGGCTCGGCGCGGACGTTACCGGTTATGCGCTGGCCCCGGTCGCCGGCGAGCCGAGTCTCTTCGATCTAGCCGACGTCGAATCGTCGTGCCGGTCGGTTTTCGGCGATGTGCGCGACCGCGATCGTCTGGACCGAACGATGCGGGAAAGCCGCCCGCACGTCGTGCTGCATCTCGCCGCGCAAGCACTCGTTCGCGCGTCGTACCTGGATCCGGCGGGAACGTTTTCGAGTAACGTCTTAGGTACGGTGAACGTCCTGGACGTGGCACGCGGGGTCGCCGGCATCGATGCGATCGTCGTGGTTACGTCGGACAAAGTGTATGCGAACGACGGCTCCGGCAAACCCTATCGCGAAGACGACCGGCTCGGCGGCACGGACCCGTACAGCGCTAGCAAAGCGTGCGCCGAACTCGTCGTCGCATCGTATCGCGAATCGTATTTTCGGGAGATGGGCGTGCGGCTGGCCACGGCTCGCGCCGGAAACGTTATCGGCGGCGGGGATCGAGCGCAAGACCGGCTCGTGCCCGACATCGTTCGAGCCCTCGAAAGCGGTTCGACGCTGACGTTGCGCTATCCCGATGCGGTGCGCCCTTGGCAGCACGTGCTCGATCCGTTGCACGGCTATCTGCGCTTGGCCCAAGCGCTCGTGGAGGGTGCGAGTGCGTCTCGAGCCTGGAATTTCGGACCCGTCGACGACCGCGCGCACACCGTTGGTGAGTTGAGCGATCGCTTATTGTCGGCGTGGGCGACGGACGCGGTGTGGTTGCGCGAAACAGGAACGGCGTTTCGGGAGCATACCCTTTTGACGCTCGATGCGGCGGCGGCTGCGAACGAGCTGAACGTACGCTCGCGGTTATCTTTTGAAAAGACCTCCGAGTGGACGATGGACTGGTACCGAAGCGCTTTCGAGGGCGCCGATCCACGCGCGCTATGTCTCGACCAAATCGAACGCTACGAGGCGCTGGCGTGA
- a CDS encoding glycosyltransferase, translating into MTPTCRGRISVVIPSYNYAHFIGDAIESVLNQTYRDVELIVSDNCSTDNTEAVLKRYAGDPRLSVYRNERNIGIIPNVNAGLQRASGEFVAFLSADDFFLPNHLERTLAVLQQHSEVDIVYTGTLLSPASGIPYAVRSMPGQLPFDYVDIRDELVELLTTTCHVCLPTALFRRSLFDELGAFDEQLRIAGDWELALRFATAGKRFAYLRDPSVCVRLHGPQASGVSGYVATGDDVRETLSLLDRYATWENHARFRGFERSIVEHLHGKLNALKSVTQAPVLAAGDEEKFAHIERRLTAMDLDTSGKPPGAGDLVSVIVRSAGRYPQLLESLDSISTQTHENWEIVVVEDGTPVSFASAVARLPYSARIRCVRTDTPLGAAAARNLGLRIARGRCIAYLDEGDRFRPEHLESLLAALLQNSAMAACGRATLVVSRYLDGTGTTREELVRVSGVFREPGEERALQVAGALPIGCVLHRREVLSFTKGFNTQLPVLEDWEFLLRLEQAGRIPYNDLPTVEIHRTIGQAPLAPHQIESYLPVLDAVHAAHPIGEDEPALRSHRVAHRELLSQTLALANQLTNNTDGLVLLTRVLCGRL; encoded by the coding sequence ATGACGCCAACGTGCCGCGGACGTATCTCGGTCGTTATACCGTCGTACAACTACGCTCATTTCATCGGCGATGCCATCGAAAGCGTGTTGAACCAGACCTATCGGGATGTGGAACTGATCGTAAGCGATAACTGCTCGACCGATAACACCGAGGCGGTCCTAAAACGCTACGCCGGCGATCCGCGTTTGAGCGTTTATCGCAACGAGCGCAACATCGGCATCATCCCCAACGTCAACGCCGGGTTGCAGCGCGCGTCGGGTGAGTTCGTGGCCTTTCTTTCGGCCGACGACTTCTTTTTGCCGAACCATCTCGAACGGACGTTGGCCGTTCTGCAGCAGCATTCGGAAGTCGATATCGTCTATACGGGAACGCTGCTCTCTCCGGCGTCCGGCATTCCGTACGCGGTCCGATCGATGCCTGGCCAGCTGCCCTTCGACTATGTCGATATTCGCGACGAACTCGTCGAGCTTCTTACGACGACGTGCCACGTGTGTCTGCCCACGGCGCTGTTTCGAAGGTCGCTGTTCGACGAGCTGGGCGCGTTCGACGAACAATTGCGCATCGCCGGCGACTGGGAGCTCGCGCTACGATTCGCTACCGCGGGAAAACGTTTCGCATATTTGCGCGACCCTTCGGTTTGCGTGAGGCTCCACGGGCCGCAGGCCTCGGGCGTCTCCGGATACGTCGCCACCGGTGACGACGTACGCGAGACGTTGTCGTTATTGGACCGCTACGCGACCTGGGAAAATCACGCCCGCTTTCGAGGATTCGAACGATCGATTGTTGAGCATCTGCACGGGAAGCTCAACGCGTTGAAGTCCGTCACGCAGGCGCCCGTGCTAGCCGCCGGCGATGAAGAAAAGTTTGCGCACATCGAGCGGCGTCTGACCGCGATGGACCTCGATACGAGCGGCAAACCTCCCGGTGCCGGCGATCTCGTCAGCGTCATCGTTCGGAGCGCCGGACGGTATCCGCAACTGCTTGAGAGCTTGGACTCCATCTCGACGCAAACGCACGAAAACTGGGAGATCGTCGTCGTCGAGGACGGTACGCCCGTATCGTTCGCGTCGGCCGTCGCGCGCCTCCCGTATTCCGCAAGAATCCGCTGCGTGCGCACGGATACGCCGCTTGGGGCGGCCGCCGCTCGGAATTTGGGACTTCGCATCGCGCGCGGACGATGCATCGCTTACCTCGACGAGGGAGATCGTTTCCGGCCGGAACATCTCGAAAGTCTGCTCGCCGCGCTTCTGCAAAATAGCGCGATGGCCGCCTGCGGCAGGGCGACGCTGGTCGTCAGTCGCTATTTGGACGGCACGGGAACGACTCGCGAAGAGTTGGTGCGCGTAAGCGGAGTATTCCGGGAGCCCGGCGAGGAGCGAGCGCTGCAGGTGGCCGGCGCGTTGCCGATCGGTTGCGTGCTCCATCGGCGCGAGGTTCTTTCGTTTACGAAGGGGTTCAATACGCAGCTTCCCGTGCTCGAAGACTGGGAGTTTCTTTTGCGCCTCGAGCAAGCGGGACGTATTCCGTATAACGATCTGCCTACCGTGGAAATCCATCGAACGATCGGTCAGGCGCCGCTCGCACCGCATCAAATTGAGTCCTACCTGCCGGTTCTCGATGCCGTACACGCCGCCCATCCGATCGGGGAGGACGAGCCCGCGCTCCGATCCCATCGCGTCGCGCATCGCGAGCTGCTATCGCAGACGCTCGCGCTCGCCAATCAGCTGACGAACAATACCGATGGTCTGGTGCTCCTCACGCGCGTTCTTTGCGGCCGTCTCTAG
- the rfbF gene encoding glucose-1-phosphate cytidylyltransferase, with amino-acid sequence MKAVILAGGLGTRISEETGSRPKPMIEIGGKPILWHIMKIYGSAGINEFVICLGYKGYVIKEYFANYYMHTSDVTFDLGKNSMHVHSSSTDPWTVTLLDTGDATMTGGRLRRVAPYIGDQTFCATYGDGVSDVDIAALIAKHKGSGCAVTMTAVQPPGRFGALELDDDRLKTFQEKPLGDGGWINGGFFVMEPSALQYIDNDEAIWEREPLERLAAAGQVNVHKHHGFWQPLDTLRDKHTLDDLWSSGRASWKTW; translated from the coding sequence TTGAAAGCCGTCATTCTCGCCGGCGGCCTCGGCACGCGTATAAGTGAAGAGACCGGCTCGCGCCCGAAACCGATGATCGAGATCGGAGGCAAGCCGATCCTCTGGCATATCATGAAGATCTACGGATCCGCCGGCATCAACGAGTTCGTGATTTGCTTGGGATACAAAGGGTACGTCATCAAAGAGTACTTTGCGAACTATTACATGCACACATCGGACGTCACGTTCGACCTTGGCAAAAACAGCATGCACGTCCACAGCAGTTCCACCGACCCTTGGACGGTGACCCTGCTCGATACGGGCGATGCGACCATGACCGGTGGCCGGTTGCGCCGCGTCGCTCCGTACATCGGCGATCAGACGTTCTGCGCTACCTACGGCGACGGCGTCAGCGATGTGGATATCGCGGCCCTAATCGCGAAGCATAAAGGATCGGGCTGCGCCGTTACGATGACGGCCGTTCAGCCGCCGGGACGTTTCGGGGCGCTCGAACTCGACGACGACCGGCTAAAGACGTTTCAAGAGAAGCCGTTAGGAGATGGCGGTTGGATCAACGGCGGCTTCTTCGTTATGGAGCCTTCCGCGCTTCAATACATCGATAACGACGAAGCCATTTGGGAGCGGGAACCGCTCGAACGTTTGGCCGCAGCCGGCCAAGTGAACGTTCACAAACACCACGGATTTTGGCAACCGCTCGATACGCTGCGCGACAAGCACACCTTGGACGACCTCTGGAGTTCGGGCCGGGCTTCCTGGAAGACCTGGTAA
- a CDS encoding AAA family ATPase, producing the protein MESKNTADEMSRYYRYFGLERDPFLDTADPYFYCELGALRLAKERLAASIEESRGLSVVLGEPGTGKTSLCGALEQDILRDDRITLGKILDPSFATEVEFLIAVGRVFGLSLPPRSSAALKNALKNFFFETAVLENRTLVLIIDEAQNLSDENLEALRLLLNYHVPQKKLLNVLLFGQSELERRIINRENLVDRVDSWIRLEPLDESVAGAIVDFRLTRAGATSGQPLFTPEARDLLVAGSGGLARRLTMLAHLSMQAAADRASTLVREDHVSAAMLVRGIVAPPSSTKLPEPPAPALPIVTLRPPSFFERLFARLRPQK; encoded by the coding sequence GTGGAGAGCAAGAACACCGCCGACGAGATGTCCCGGTACTATCGCTATTTCGGTCTAGAACGCGACCCGTTCTTGGATACCGCCGATCCGTATTTCTACTGCGAACTCGGGGCTTTGCGGCTGGCCAAGGAGCGCTTGGCCGCCTCTATTGAGGAATCGCGGGGCCTGAGCGTCGTCCTCGGCGAGCCGGGGACCGGGAAGACGAGCCTCTGCGGGGCGCTCGAACAGGACATCCTTCGCGACGATCGGATCACGTTGGGCAAAATCCTCGATCCGAGCTTCGCTACCGAAGTTGAATTCTTGATCGCCGTCGGTCGCGTCTTCGGCCTTTCGCTGCCGCCTCGTTCGAGCGCCGCGTTAAAGAACGCGCTCAAGAATTTTTTCTTCGAAACGGCAGTATTAGAAAATCGCACGCTGGTTCTCATTATTGACGAAGCTCAGAATCTGAGCGATGAGAATCTCGAAGCGCTGCGGCTTCTCTTGAATTACCACGTTCCACAGAAAAAACTTCTCAACGTTTTGCTCTTCGGCCAAAGCGAACTCGAGCGGCGCATCATCAATCGCGAGAACCTAGTCGACCGGGTGGACTCCTGGATTCGGCTCGAACCGCTCGACGAATCGGTCGCCGGCGCCATCGTCGATTTTCGACTGACGCGTGCGGGAGCCACCTCGGGTCAACCGCTGTTCACTCCCGAGGCGCGCGACTTGCTCGTCGCAGGGTCGGGGGGACTAGCTCGCCGCCTTACGATGCTCGCCCATCTTTCGATGCAGGCGGCCGCGGATCGCGCGAGTACGCTCGTCCGCGAAGATCACGTAAGCGCCGCGATGCTCGTGCGCGGCATCGTCGCACCGCCGTCGTCCACGAAACTCCCCGAACCGCCGGCGCCGGCTCTTCCAATCGTCACCCTCAGACCGCCCAGTTTTTTCGAGCGCCTCTTCGCGCGTCTCCGGCCGCAAAAATGA